From Pseudonocardia autotrophica, one genomic window encodes:
- a CDS encoding excisionase family DNA-binding protein, which translates to MIYEQLRSGRLRSVRVGRTRLIPRSAIAEYVALLEREAADADHFQAAS; encoded by the coding sequence GTGATCTACGAGCAGCTCCGCAGCGGCCGCCTCCGGTCGGTCCGTGTGGGGCGCACCCGGCTCATCCCGAGGTCGGCGATCGCCGAGTACGTCGCTCTCCTGGAGCGCGAAGCCGCTGACGCCGACCACTTCCAAGCCGCGTCATG
- a CDS encoding IS701 family transposase — translation MLVALGFDLVKEEEDLEAWAGGLDGLFGLVAGRFFRPEPRRRARAYVRGLLAPLAGKNGWTLAEVAGDTTPDGMQRLLNSATWDTDGVRDDLRDYVAERLGEPGGVLIVDETGFLKKGTKSAGVQRQYSGTAGRVENCQLGVFCAYATSKGRTLIDRELYLPKSWVGDRERCREAAVPDEVEFATKATLAKSMLARALDAGVPASWVAADEAYGQDCKFRSWCEQRRIGYVVAVPRSQSIPLSPGADLTADIAGLVGSRRADDLVARAPEQAWKRRSAGPGAKGERLYDWAVAGLHPPPDAPAGWGRWLLVRRQILTDTQLESGMEPELAYYLCAGPPGTTDDDLIRVAGARWAIEECFQTAKNEVGLDQYQVRRYDAWYRHITLVMLAHAYLSVTAAIAPKDLVTGSSRSPSPNSDVSWRP, via the coding sequence ATGTTGGTTGCGCTAGGCTTCGATCTTGTGAAGGAAGAGGAGGATCTCGAGGCGTGGGCCGGTGGCCTGGACGGGCTGTTCGGGTTGGTGGCGGGCCGGTTCTTCCGGCCCGAGCCGCGGCGGCGGGCACGGGCGTATGTGCGTGGGTTGCTCGCACCGTTGGCCGGGAAGAACGGGTGGACGCTGGCCGAGGTCGCCGGCGACACGACCCCGGACGGCATGCAGCGGCTGCTCAACTCCGCGACCTGGGACACCGACGGGGTGCGCGATGACCTGCGCGACTACGTCGCAGAGCGTCTCGGTGAGCCCGGCGGGGTACTGATCGTCGATGAGACCGGGTTCCTGAAGAAGGGGACGAAGTCTGCAGGGGTGCAGCGCCAGTACTCGGGCACTGCCGGGCGGGTGGAGAATTGCCAGCTCGGGGTGTTCTGTGCCTATGCCACGAGCAAAGGCCGCACGTTGATCGACCGGGAGCTGTATCTGCCGAAGTCCTGGGTCGGTGACCGCGAGCGCTGCCGGGAAGCGGCGGTACCCGACGAGGTCGAGTTCGCCACCAAGGCGACGCTGGCCAAGAGCATGCTCGCCCGAGCCCTCGACGCCGGTGTCCCCGCGTCCTGGGTGGCCGCCGACGAGGCCTACGGACAGGACTGCAAGTTCCGTTCCTGGTGTGAGCAGCGCCGGATCGGCTATGTCGTTGCCGTACCGCGTAGCCAGTCCATCCCGCTCTCGCCCGGTGCCGACCTCACAGCTGACATCGCTGGGTTGGTCGGGTCACGACGTGCTGATGACCTGGTCGCACGGGCCCCAGAGCAGGCGTGGAAGCGCCGCTCTGCCGGGCCCGGAGCCAAGGGCGAGCGGCTCTATGACTGGGCGGTGGCCGGCCTGCACCCGCCCCCGGATGCGCCCGCTGGGTGGGGACGCTGGCTCTTGGTCCGGCGCCAGATCCTCACCGACACCCAACTCGAGTCCGGTATGGAGCCGGAGTTGGCCTACTACCTGTGCGCCGGCCCGCCCGGCACCACCGACGACGACCTCATCCGGGTCGCCGGCGCCCGCTGGGCGATCGAGGAGTGCTTCCAGACCGCGAAGAACGAGGTCGGGCTCGACCAGTACCAGGTCCGCCGCTACGACGCCTGGTACCGCCACATCACCCTGGTCATGCTCGCCCACGCCTACCTCTCGGTCACCGCGGCGATCGCCCCAAAAGACCTGGTAACGGGCTCATCCCGCTCACCCTCGCCGAACTCCGACGTCTCCTGGCGCCCCTGA